Genomic window (Daucus carota subsp. sativus chromosome 5, DH1 v3.0, whole genome shotgun sequence):
GCATAAAATCGGCAGGGGCAGGCATGTAATTATGTGGATACTCCAGGGTAGTGCTCTCCAGCTTTGGTTGGCTTTCTACTTCACGCAACTCGGTTGACACCACTTGTTCCGAGCAACTTGAATCGGTGTGAAGCTTCGGCACGGAATCCGATGTGTCGAGATAAGCCATATCGTTGGCAGCTGCTCTGTTGGCATTGTGCTTTTCTAAACTGCCTTTCTTGTTGTAGATTCGGCAGAGAACCCAGTCATCCAACTGCAGACGGAAAAAcgtaaaaagttgagaatgctaacttttctaataaaatttttatttttttcgaaACACTTTACTAACTTATTACCCTCATTTTTATTTCGCTTAAACGCCCCAAAATCACCATTACCTTTGAGCCACGTTGATTTTTGTTCTTAGCCGATCGATCGACCTGAGCTAGCCTGTACTCATGCATGATCCAATTAGTTTTCTGACCTCTGGGCGGTTTTCCGGCATAAAACACAAGCGCCTTCTTAATTCCAACCGTCTTCGGACTTCCGATAGCCTTGTCTGCCCCCGTAGCCTTCCAGTAGCCTGACCCCGCAGCCCGGTTGGGTCTCGAACCGTTGGGGTATTTCCGCTCTCGCGGTGAGAAGAAATACCATTCCTTATCTCCATACAAAGCCAAACCTACACAAACATCGACCACAATCATCAATTAATTCAGTCAATCCCAAATCCAACCACTGTTTCTTACCAGGCAGATCCCAGGGATCGTGCTTGTAGAGATCGAGCTCTTTAATAATCGGAACATCAATTTGCTGGGAAGCACATTTCCTGCATAAGTAGTGCATCACAAGCTCATCATCAGTAGGATGGAATCTGAAACCAGGCGGCAGTTGTAAATCCACTGCCCCCGCCATTCTTATGTATTTCTTTGAGTGGGTCTCAAACTTAAGTCGATCAACAAGGGGTGGAATATATAGGAGGAAGATGCGGGACACGTGGCCAGTTGACAGAAAAGGACACGTGTCGACATGATAAGCGAGGGGGCCCACATTCTCCTTTGGAGTGTGATTTTGTCACTGCTTACGTTTTTGGGTTTGGGTGtgatatgaatttattattaatgGTTGTCAGGTTGACACGTCGATGGTCTACTTTCTTACGAGGACATGATGTTTAAATCTCGACTGCATTTTGAAGCCGCCTTCCCCTCATCTACCTCCTCCATTTCATTTCGATCTTCTTTATATTTCTTTCGGTTTTTCTAATATGTGCCTATAACTACATGCTAAGCCCCTATTTtcatgaaaataatttaatatgatcGGTGGAATTTGTGTGAATGCAAGAGGGTCATCAACATTTAATATCTATACCAATCAAAAGTTAGTATTCTGATGAGAGTCAGTGAATATTGTGTGCCCGCAGGTACATTATAGAAAATTGGTTTTTCTTTTACgaaatttttttctatttaacaaatatatgtgtattacAAGTAATTTtacaatgtttcaaaatttataatttaatcttcAGGTATAATAGtggtaatttataaatattttcgaAGATCACGTAAACATCAAATCTCATTCGGAAGTAAATAACAGTTCAATCTCCATCTAGATATTCTATATACGTAGAAAGATGGATGGGATTGTTGTGGGGGTGCAAGTGCAACTAGATCTGTCTCACTTCTCAAAGAGTAATGGTTAATTTAAAACCTTTTCTGTGTATTAATTAATCAACGCTGAGTTTCATCACTGAGAGAGGAAATTTAGAGTAAAATGAATACagtcttgaaaataatttgaaaatataggCATATcagtaaaatttattttagacaaaattattatttatattttttaattaatatacttcctctgtccctttcatttcttaacattttttttcattgtttGACACGCACTTAAATGTGCCTAtaaaacatactccctctgtcccatttaattgtatacgtttctttttaactgttcgacacgcatttcaatgctcttataaaatatagttccataacttatttttcagatttttttttcctgaataaaaatagaaaatccaaactttaattcagaaaaaaaaaatttaaaaaataaattacacaactatactttacaagagcattaaagtccgtgccgcgtccccgtcccccaatgtatacaattcagggggacggagggagtagttcttaactttttttaaaattttctttttctgaataaaaatttagacaataaatttttattcggaatttttttttttagaaaagttATAAgactatgtgggtgtttggcaacaaCTTAAAAGCCAGACTTCTGAAtgtataagttagaagcatttattcgtaccgtttgtgtaataagtcaagaagtacttacaaaGCTGAGAATcataacttttgtttcatgacttctacttctttcccaaatattttaatcacttataagctTTATCTTACTTCTAACTTGTAATTCACTTTTAAGCAAGAAATACTTATTTTGACCTCACCCAAACGGCTCTTATATTTTTTAGgcgcattaaagtgcgtgccacgaacccgtcccccaatgttaagaattgagagggccggagggagtaataattattACTTAAATTCTTGATTATAGGTCTaatgttattttaatataaatataattttgtgtatATTATATGCGAAAATAGCGTGCGTATGTTAGGAGAATCTAACTAATGTACATGTATATTctgatattaaatataattatacttttttttttgaaagaaagaaaacaTTTCGTTAAATCAAAGCATCCGACAATAGTATCTCCAATACACACGATGGAGGAGACGAGAGATCAATGAAGCTCCTAGGCATACAAGGTAGTCTAGCTAGCTAAAGAGTGTGCTACCCTGTTAGCATGCTTCTTAATAAAACGAATTGAGACACTTGCTTTGTTACGCAGGAAGATTCATTTATGCATCAGGAGATCATCACAATGAAGCGGCAAGGAACAATGCAGTTGACAGAAACAGGAGCTTAGAAGTAGCTTCTTCTTGAccaatttatgtaaaaaaagttagaagcacttgTCAAAAGTTGAGAATACTAGTTTTTCTCTCGCCGCTTATATTCTTTTCCAAATAGTTTAATAACATATACGCATTAACTTGATTCTCACTTTTACTCTACTTCTTTAGTTTAAGCAATAAttcacttcttttaaattaatccaaACGGCCCCGTAATCTGTGAAAAAATttagtgatttatttttatttttaaaatttgattttacaactATGCACGGATGATCATTTTCAAAGATaatctatataatttattatcatattaataatttttataccccACAAATTGTAAACACCAAAAATTTTATccaaacacacatatataaaaattacttctaatttataattgttttcTCATCGATAAACAATAAAACACTTCTTTTCAAGTTATGCAATAATCTAAGAGCCTATTTGGCTTCGACGTCCTTGTTTCCAAAAACAATTCATATTTATGTGATAGTTTTGGTATTAAATATCTCGAAACGGTTTaatgtttataatttgtttatattcataaaaatataattttaaataattttttgaagaatacataatttatttaaaaaaatcaaaatggctcgtagttctataatttatatCACGGTCAAAAAACTGATAATTTTAACCGAAGGTAAGATCACTAGAAAAATCAAACCGACttgtagttttataatttataacaagGTCAAGAAGCTGACAATTTTAAGGGAAGGTAAGATCGTGATATCAGCGTCATCCAAATTTAAGTGGGCGTTTGGCAAacacttataagtccagcttattgattatatgttatgagcacttatttgtatcgtttgtgtaataagtcaataaacacttataaaaagttaggaatgctaacttttgtttcagggcttctacttattttccaaacactttaatcacttataagtcttatcttgcttctaacttctactccacttatttattttaagtaagaagcacttattttaagctcacccaaacggcccctagtGTTCGGTTTTCCACAAAAATGAAATTGTTATTAACAAATTAAGGTTATTTAAAGGGATAAATGGCGAGTgatacaatattttaaaatagttatttatttaactaatttcatattacaaataattaatatattatatgaatataataataataataatctatatttatatctatatttatctatttatctATATAATCCTAATTCCTGTATACAAAGGATACGCAAAATTACAAGTTCTGcctttccttaaaaaaaatatatacactgCCTGGGGACTTCAGGGTAGGGGTGAacatgggttgggttgggttgggcggGTAATAGGGAACATACGATCCAATTTATTTAGTTCGGTTTATTAAAATTCCAACCCATTaatctgaaaatatattttcaacccAACtctattattcatatattgaattgggttgggttggttttaAACCTTATCACGGTTCAGAATATTGATAActtgatataaattttgaaattgaaatttttttcttgATAGGAGAACATGATCAGAAGAAGAAACAACTGAATAGAAACGATAAATGATCGAATATAAAGTTTtgaatgtaaataaattatagaaagaGTATTAGAAACGTTCAGAAGATTATTAAATGACTGCTATTTTAAAGATCACACTCTCATCGTATCACCGTTATGATTTAAGTAACAAAGTGATCAATGTATAAAAGGACAAGTCCTTAATTATTTTGAGTATGCAATTGTAGTAGCTTTTTACCTAACATAATATTGTATTTgagtattttaaatttaaacgaaactgatatttataaaatatatatatttatcaacgataaaaatttaaatattaatatataataattttaataatataacgggttgggttgggttggataAGGGTTGAAATTTGTTAAAACTTGATCCAGCCCAACTTATTCGGGCTAAAAAAATGAACCCATTAATAATTCGGTTTCGGATGGTCCAGGTTGATCGGGTTAAAAAAGGGTGGGCTTGATTGGTTTTGCGGGTTATTTCAGGTTTTTTGTTCACCCCTGCTTCAGGGTAATTGCACAAGCAACCTGGAGCATCCATTAGAAAACGGGTCCTGACGATAGCATTCTACAGCGTCTTGGTGCATGATTTACAGGAAGATCCGAACTTTGGCGGGCGatccattcattttttttttggaatttgTTTTTCAGTTGTGACACCCCATGATTTGAGCAGCCAGTTACAACGTCGATTTCAAAATTATGCAGACCTGTGATCCCACTTACTTCCGAGACCTCGCTAATTGACCATGGATAATGGTCAGATTTCATCTCCACTATTTACGTTTCATTGTGTGATAGCCGTTGTCgtctctttttgttttttttgaatggGTTCTAACTGGTTTTTGTGACAAATTTGTCAATGGGTTTTTGACGAATTTGATGTTACTGCTTTCTTTGTTGTTTATTCGACGTTGTTCTGTTACTATCTTCTATTATAATGTTTATTCTTTTCCTTGGTTTCTTATTGTCTGTCTGTGCATAAGCATATATTAGTCATAAAGAGGATGAGCAATTGGGATGTACTTAAATAGTTTGATTCTTTATGAAAGATGTTACTGTTGAGATATGTTACATTTGCCATCTTATATGCGGTAATTTTCAATTCCTCTTGTCCCATTTTGCAGCATCAGAGGATTTGCCTAAGAGTGCTGAAATCATGGGGTTTCTATTCGGGTTTTGACTGTTGTTTACAGAAATCTAAGCAGTATGATGAAGCATCATGGTAATACACACCAGCCTATTACTGATATTTAAGAGAAACCACCAGTTAGAATTGATTAAACTAATCTTCTTTCAGGGACTCTTCCACCAACTGTCATATTGATCAAGTTTGTGATCTTTGCGATGAAACAGTAGGTTTTCTATTTCAGAAGATATTTACTAATACATCTTTTTAGTTTTCAGTAAATGATCCAATGGGACAATGTTTTTAAATTAACTGTTGTATTAGCCATAATGCAATTATGCAAAAGGTATGAGATTTTCTAATAATCAGGCCCTTCtcctatttcttttattaaCATAAACATATTAGAGTTGAGAATGAAGCATTAATTAGTTCTGCTACTTACACTTAGTGATTTATCAACAGATGCATTCTAAAGGGCTATTGCGTAGCAATTGGGGTCAGAAAATCTGTAATAAACAATTGTCAGATGGGACTCCGATGTGCTTCAGCTGTTTCAGATTCAAGGTTTGTGGTGGTGATTCCTTGCAACACCAGCAGaatactttaaattaataattagagatatatttatttataacatgttttagATGCCATTGTGTTtgaatatcattttaaatttgcTGAAGTTGGGTAAAGTCTCTTGCTTTCATAATACTGAAAGTAGTGTTTGAGAGTAAAAGCTATAACAAACTTACAGGACATCTCAGATTAATGAATCGGTTTGTAAGTAGATCAAGAAGATGGACACCAAGACATTCATTCCCCTATTACGCGAAGTCTATAAATTTTACCAAGGATTCAACATGAAGATCATTGAGGATATTCCCATCTTCTTAGTCGATTATTTCTCTCACCCAAACTAGAACCTGTGAGTTCTTCTTTGGTGTTTTGAAATTCTTTATGAAGGAGCCATTACAAGCAGTAATCCTACAAATGTTTCCACGAGCATTCCCGTTACAAACCAAGGTCAGTGATCAGTACTACTCCTTCTTTCTCGACCATAGTTCACTGCATGCTTTGTTCCTGTAGTGTATGCGATGTagtgattttattaaaaatatgacaATATTCTTCTGTCAAGTATAGTGTTTCGCGAGTATAATACCTTGATTAATGAGGAAACTATTCTTTTTTCTAGTCCCGTTTagtcagatattagttttcaccatATCGTGTCGGATTATTCGGTTCAGAATCAATAATAtcttattagtttaatttgtaaatgattaattaatttaattgtagtttgaatcattttatttaacttatttctctgcattattttattttaaccaagtaaaatttatGACTCAATTATTTTTCGTAGGTCACATAAATGCTTTTGAATATAatttggttgacttttgattaacaatatagaattACCCTAAATTCACCTTTATATCACAagtcataatatttcaaattcatatatcatcaaaattacatcatttagatattttttctaacaccaaatttgatgtctttgtcactattcttatatttataattttaaaaaaaaattaatatgacatagtccattttgaaagtccatcaattctgtaaagcataatgtaacgtaaatgtaattacgataactcaacacaacaaaagacaggaaacaatacgtaagtataatacaggaatctacaggttggagattcgatacgaacagacaaagacaatcaagatatctgagatgaGCATCaggccactggaagaagttcattttaaatgttcaagcctcagtaaagaataaagcacaatcagtttctgctatcaagattgcctgaagatcaagtatcaaataccagaagattccagtatatttaatttgattatttataatcaaatttatcgaagcaacatctaacccggaatgactgatcaagtatattattaagcaaaggattcaaggaatcatttcagttcgagtcgttcgtgaaccagaccagtgcacaggacgtcaggacgtaagaaattattcagtggattcgatcaacgaattaattgatcaagtcaattaaaAGGTTCAGGAAAAGTCATCAAGGGATTTAAttgatatacatacatatatatatatatatatatatatatatatacatatattattaattgtaaattacttgaatacaaataaattcaagtaattaattaaacacaattaatcatatatatatgtatatatgaggCGCAAGTATAACTTATGAAGATTTCTCTAAGTTACTACCCAGTgaagtcggtcagttagctaatgctttattaagcagaccacaggggaatctccctagtgatacagaggtaccaggtaagagggactctaaagagcaagtccaatccattacgctgagatctggaaaaactacaacagggccaacctcaacattagtacaagatcaggatgacgaaccgcaagaaattccagcagaacttccttcgaATACAATTGGCATAAAACCTAATGTTGAAATGGATAGGGCTatccctgcagctgctccggtgtcaaagccattatatccaccacctccgtttcctaggaggttgaaaaaacagcagctggataagcaatttggtaaattccttgaagttttcaaaaagcttcacatcaacattccgtttgcagaagcactcgagcaaatgcctagctatgccaagttcatgaagggtattctttcaaaaaagctaaagctcgaggagttagagacagtagctttaacggaggaatgtagtgctgtgcttcaacataaattaccacctaagctgaaagacccgggaagctttactatcccttgcactattgggaagttctcttttgataagtgtctgtgcgacttgggagctagcatcaatctgatgcctctatctatcttcacacaacttggcctgtcagagctcaagccgacaaacatgtctttacagctggctgatcgttcgatcacatatccgaggggtataatggaagatgtgctggtcaaggttgataaattaatatttccagccgacttcgtgattcttgattttgaagaagacaaaagaattcctatcatcttgggtagaccctttttagccaccgggcaaactttgatcgatgtccaaaaaggggaacttacaatgagaatacaagatcagacggtcacgttcaacgtattcaatgcaatgaaattaccaactgatgaggaatcttgtttcagtatggatgtacttgatactacggcagaagctaatagccagcgggttttacagaatgatgtattggaagcaatccttaccaatgatgaggaattggacagtgaagaagaattggaagaactccatcatcttaactcatcaccttggcgaaggaattttgaaccacctgtcgaatctcttggcttggaggaacaaaaggaagatcataaaccactacaaccatcagtgatcgaagcacctaaacttgaacttaaaccgctaccggatcacttgaggtatgcttttcttggtgaaggttctactcttcctgttattattgcagctaacttgtcaggtgaggaagaggaaaaacttttgagggtgctaagggaattcaaaacatcaattggttggactatagctgatatcaagggaatcagtccatccttttgtcaacacaaaattctcattgaagaaggaagcaaaccttcagtggaacaacagagaaggttaaatcctatcatgaaggaggttgtaaagaaagagattcttaaatggctcgatgcaggtatcatatatccaatttcagatagctcatgggtgagtccagtacaatgtgtgcctaagaaaggaggcatgacagtagtagccaacgaaaaaggggaactcatcgcaactagaactgtcactggttggaggatttgcatggactacagaaagctgaataaagctacaaggaaggatcacttccctctgccttttattgatcagatgcttgacaggttagctggtcatgaattctattgcctgttggatgggtattctggctataatcagattgctatttctccggaggatcaagaaaagacaacctttacatgcccttatggtacatttgcattccgaagagtaccttttggcttatgcggtgcaccagccacttttcaaaggtgcatgatggcaatattctcagagatgatcggcatcaatgtggaggtattcatggacgatttttctgtatttggaacatcttatgacgaatgcctcacgaatctgagaatggttcttaagcgctctgtggaaactaatctgattctcaattgggaaaaatgccatttcatggtgcaagaaggaatcatattgggacataaagtatctgccaagggactggaagttgataaagcgaaggtggaaacaattaaaaatcttcctccaccactctcggttaagggcatccgaagcttccttggtcatgcaggtttctatcggaggttcatcaaggacttctcaaaaatttccaaacctctttgcaatctgttagagaaagacattccattcaaatttgatgaggagtgcttggaagcatttgaaattttgaaaaagaagttgacatcagcacctatcatcactgcacctgattggagtaaaccattcgaattgat
Coding sequences:
- the LOC108220322 gene encoding NAC domain-containing protein 2, with the protein product MAGAVDLQLPPGFRFHPTDDELVMHYLCRKCASQQIDVPIIKELDLYKHDPWDLPGLALYGDKEWYFFSPRERKYPNGSRPNRAAGSGYWKATGADKAIGSPKTVGIKKALVFYAGKPPRGQKTNWIMHEYRLAQVDRSAKNKNQRGSKLDDWVLCRIYNKKGSLEKHNANRAAANDMAYLDTSDSVPKLHTDSSCSEQVVSTELREVESQPKLESTTLEYPHNYMPAPADFMLSAPRQPPQPQSATSTYEMAQWQDVFMYLQRSL